From Methanoculleus oceani, a single genomic window includes:
- a CDS encoding type II glyceraldehyde-3-phosphate dehydrogenase — protein MIKVAINGYGTIGKRVADAVAAQPDMEVIGVSKTSVSAEAYIAKERGYPLYIADLSKKPAFEKAGLEVAGDVDAMLKAADIVVDATPGGVGEKNRPIYEKLGKKAIFQGGEDHEVAGFSFNAHANYNEAAGKQFARVVSCNSTGLVRIIHAMDQAFGVARVRAVMVRRGADPDDIKRGPIDAIVLNPATIPSHHGPDVKTVLPQIDIVTLAMIVPTTFMHMHTIQMDLKKETTREEVLKVFEDHSRIGLVRKATGIKSNAELREYTQDLGRPRTDLWENGVFEESVSVLNGKEFYCFQAIHQEADVIPENIDCIRALMGTVKDPQESIRMTNKALGLVAIG, from the coding sequence GAAGTGATAGGGGTCTCAAAGACAAGCGTCTCCGCCGAGGCGTACATCGCAAAAGAACGCGGATACCCCCTTTACATCGCAGATCTCAGTAAAAAGCCGGCGTTCGAGAAGGCCGGCCTTGAGGTCGCCGGCGACGTCGATGCGATGCTGAAAGCCGCCGACATCGTCGTGGACGCCACCCCCGGCGGCGTCGGGGAGAAGAACCGCCCGATCTATGAGAAGCTCGGGAAGAAGGCAATCTTCCAGGGCGGCGAGGATCACGAGGTCGCCGGGTTCTCCTTCAACGCCCACGCGAACTACAACGAGGCTGCCGGAAAGCAGTTCGCCCGGGTCGTCTCGTGCAACTCCACCGGGCTCGTCCGGATCATCCACGCCATGGACCAGGCCTTCGGCGTCGCGCGGGTCCGGGCGGTGATGGTCCGGCGCGGAGCGGACCCCGACGACATCAAGCGGGGACCGATCGACGCCATCGTCCTCAACCCGGCGACCATCCCGAGCCACCACGGTCCCGACGTCAAGACCGTCCTCCCGCAGATCGACATCGTCACCCTCGCGATGATCGTCCCGACGACGTTTATGCACATGCACACGATCCAGATGGACTTGAAGAAGGAGACCACCCGCGAGGAGGTGCTGAAGGTCTTTGAGGACCACAGCCGCATCGGCCTCGTCCGCAAGGCCACCGGCATCAAGAGCAACGCCGAGCTCCGGGAGTACACCCAGGACCTCGGCCGGCCGAGGACGGACCTCTGGGAGAACGGCGTCTTCGAGGAGTCCGTCTCGGTGCTGAACGGGAAGGAGTTCTACTGCTTCCAGGCCATTCACCAGGAGGCCGATGTCATCCCCGAGAACATCGACTGCATCCGCGCCCTGATGGGAACCGTGAAGGATCCGCAGGAGTCCATCCGGATGACCAACAAAGCGCTCGGCCTCGTCGCCATCGGGTGA
- a CDS encoding tyrosine--tRNA ligase: protein MDPYELVTRNTVEVVTDEELRALIDRPVRRVYTGYEPSGEIHLGHMVTVNKLMDLQQAGFEVTVLIADLHAFLNRKGTMEEIRETAEYNRRCFEGLGLVGANYVLGSDVQLTPEYELRVLELSQAITLNRAKRSMDEVGRQMENPTVSQMIYPIMQMVDIATLEVDAAVGGIDQRKIHMLAREHLPSIGYPAPVCIHTPIINGLDGKKMSSSAGNVISVADSEEDIRQKMKKAFCPPEVENNPVLQILRYHVFPRAGAVVIRRPAKFGGDREFAVYEDLERAYAAGEVHPLDLKSAAAAHLIDILAPVHDYVCSR, encoded by the coding sequence ATGGATCCGTACGAACTGGTGACGCGGAATACCGTAGAGGTCGTCACCGACGAGGAACTGCGCGCGCTCATCGACCGTCCGGTCAGGCGGGTCTACACCGGCTACGAGCCGAGCGGGGAGATCCACCTCGGCCACATGGTGACGGTGAACAAGCTGATGGACCTGCAGCAGGCAGGGTTCGAGGTGACCGTGCTCATCGCCGACCTCCACGCGTTCTTAAACCGCAAAGGGACCATGGAGGAGATCCGGGAGACGGCCGAATACAACCGCCGCTGCTTCGAGGGGCTCGGTCTGGTCGGCGCAAACTACGTCCTCGGGTCGGACGTGCAGCTCACGCCGGAGTACGAACTCCGTGTCCTCGAACTCTCCCAGGCGATCACCCTCAACCGGGCGAAGAGGAGCATGGACGAGGTCGGGCGGCAGATGGAGAACCCCACGGTCTCCCAGATGATCTACCCGATCATGCAGATGGTCGATATCGCGACCCTCGAGGTGGACGCCGCCGTCGGGGGGATCGACCAGCGAAAGATTCACATGCTCGCGCGGGAACACCTCCCCTCGATCGGGTATCCGGCGCCGGTCTGCATCCATACGCCGATCATCAACGGCCTCGACGGAAAGAAGATGTCGTCGTCGGCCGGAAACGTCATATCGGTCGCCGACTCCGAGGAGGATATCAGGCAGAAGATGAAGAAGGCGTTCTGCCCGCCAGAGGTCGAGAACAACCCGGTGCTCCAGATCCTGCGGTACCATGTCTTCCCCCGGGCCGGGGCGGTCGTCATCCGCCGGCCCGCGAAGTTCGGCGGGGACCGGGAGTTTGCCGTCTACGAAGACCTCGAGCGGGCCTATGCCGCCGGCGAGGTACACCCGCTCGACCTGAAATCGGCGGCCGCCGCTCACCTCATCGATATCCTCGCCCCCGTACACGATTACGTCTGCAGCAGGTGA
- a CDS encoding serine protein kinase RIO codes for MSLEDEHERFDRKIEAMGVRIKDADTVKVRDDVFDEVTLMALYKLVHKKLITVIGGPISTGKEANVFYGERDGQGIAIKIYRIQTANFKAMTEYMAGDRRFSSVRGTRKGLIFAWTKKEFSNLARAHDAGIPVPEPLAFDRNILLMTFLGEDEVPYPQLRNAEVEDYGAVYRQILGYVERLYREARLIHADLSEYNILYHEKPYLIDMGQAVTPDHPRAPVFLIRDIKNLNRYFSRYCDVPDEQEIIRTIVGTGHREP; via the coding sequence GTGAGCCTTGAAGATGAGCACGAGCGGTTCGACCGCAAGATCGAGGCGATGGGCGTCAGGATAAAAGACGCCGATACGGTGAAGGTACGGGACGATGTCTTCGACGAGGTCACCCTCATGGCCCTCTACAAGCTCGTCCACAAAAAACTGATCACGGTCATCGGGGGGCCGATCAGCACCGGGAAAGAGGCGAACGTCTTTTACGGCGAGCGCGACGGGCAGGGGATCGCCATCAAGATCTACCGTATCCAGACCGCGAACTTCAAGGCGATGACCGAGTACATGGCGGGAGACCGCCGGTTCTCGAGCGTCCGGGGAACGCGCAAGGGCCTCATCTTCGCCTGGACCAAAAAGGAGTTCAGCAACCTTGCCCGGGCGCACGATGCGGGGATCCCGGTCCCCGAGCCTCTGGCGTTCGACCGGAACATCCTCCTGATGACGTTCCTCGGCGAAGATGAGGTGCCGTATCCGCAACTCAGGAACGCCGAAGTCGAGGATTACGGAGCGGTATACCGGCAGATCCTCGGCTACGTGGAACGACTCTACCGGGAGGCGCGCCTGATCCATGCCGACCTCTCCGAATACAATATCCTCTACCACGAGAAACCATACCTGATCGATATGGGACAGGCGGTCACCCCGGATCACCCGCGAGCGCCCGTGTTTCTGATCCGGGATATAAAGAACCTCAACAGATATTTCTCACGCTACTGCGATGTGCCCGACGAGCAGGAGATCATCAGAACGATCGTCGGCACCGGACACCGGGAACCCTGA
- a CDS encoding KH domain-containing protein has translation MTTQEIKVSTARIGVLIGKSGSTKREIEEKTGITLRIDSEEGMVTIEGEDPVGVMTATNVVSAINRGFSPERAFRLLEDEDMMLDVLDLADLSGTTRQLERLRGRIIGKAGTSRAQIEDMTSTEISVHGKTVAIIGLPDQAETARKAVEMLIQGVPHEHVYGFLDRKKKEAKQTMLEYYS, from the coding sequence ATGACCACACAGGAGATAAAAGTTTCAACGGCGAGGATCGGTGTACTCATCGGCAAGAGCGGGTCCACGAAACGCGAGATTGAGGAGAAGACCGGGATAACCCTCCGGATCGACAGCGAGGAGGGGATGGTGACGATCGAGGGCGAGGACCCCGTCGGCGTCATGACGGCGACAAACGTCGTCTCCGCAATCAACCGGGGGTTCTCGCCGGAGCGTGCGTTCCGGCTTCTCGAGGACGAGGACATGATGCTCGACGTCCTCGACCTCGCCGACCTCTCGGGGACGACCCGGCAGCTCGAACGGCTCCGGGGCCGGATCATCGGGAAGGCGGGGACGTCCCGCGCCCAGATCGAGGATATGACCAGCACGGAGATCTCGGTCCACGGGAAGACCGTCGCGATCATCGGTCTCCCGGACCAGGCCGAGACCGCGAGGAAGGCGGTGGAGATGCTGATCCAGGGCGTGCCCCACGAGCACGTCTACGGGTTCCTCGACCGGAAGAAGAAAGAAGCCAAGCAGACGATGCTGGAGTACTATTCGTGA
- a CDS encoding ATP-dependent DNA helicase, whose product MEIADLPVPPDLAAGYARCGITELYPPQAACVEAGLFSGNNLLISIPTASGKTLVAEMAMHHQVGRGGKCLYIVPLRALASEKFEEFSGKGLRVGIATGDFDRRDDYLGRNDIIVATSEKVDSLLRNRTPWLAEITLLVVDEAHLIDDPSRGATLEMVIAKLRHKNPEMQIIALSATIGNPEDLAGWLDAELVESDWRPVDLREGVFFQDGIRFADTTREVGRRSKYEDLDLVLDTVAEGGQCLVFVSSRKNAEAFAKRAASGLKLANPVLAGYADKLRSNAGTDMGRTLAACVAQGAAFHHAGLAREERQIVEAGFREGHIKAIASTPTLAAGLNLPARRVIVRDYLRFNAGEGMVPIPVREYRQMAGRAGRPHLDPYGEAVLIAKSEEMVEELFDYYIGAPAEDVRSRCANEAVLCTHILSLIATGFARERDEVLGFMDKTFYAHQGESPLALSRAVNRVLEFLRESEMITEVGEWLEATEYGSLVSRLYIDPRSAETIVTAMVGRKEYTDIGLLHLLCSTPDMPTLYVRRDDMYALDRFLADHRDDLWMEIPWDAGEGFDRSLKTALLLGDWADEVGEDVICERYNVGPGDVYGMVESVAWLVHASRHLAGLFAPHLKAPIEEMELRTKHGIRKELLPLIRLRGIGRVRARRLFNSGIGSLEALRAAGPEKVGKVLGQGIAAQIFEQLEGTRDEIGEVGEEQSTLSRFG is encoded by the coding sequence ATGGAGATAGCCGACCTCCCCGTCCCGCCGGATCTCGCCGCCGGCTACGCTCGGTGCGGGATCACGGAACTCTACCCGCCGCAGGCCGCCTGCGTCGAAGCAGGCCTTTTTTCGGGGAATAACCTCCTGATCTCCATCCCGACCGCGAGCGGCAAGACCCTGGTCGCCGAGATGGCGATGCATCATCAGGTCGGGCGGGGGGGCAAGTGCCTCTATATCGTTCCTCTGCGGGCGCTCGCGAGCGAGAAGTTCGAGGAGTTCTCGGGGAAGGGCCTCCGGGTCGGGATCGCCACCGGCGACTTCGACCGGCGGGACGACTACCTGGGGAGAAACGACATCATCGTGGCGACGAGCGAGAAGGTGGACTCGCTCCTCCGGAACCGGACGCCGTGGCTCGCCGAGATCACCCTGCTCGTCGTCGACGAGGCTCACCTGATCGACGACCCCTCAAGGGGGGCGACGCTCGAGATGGTGATTGCAAAACTCCGGCACAAAAACCCGGAGATGCAGATCATCGCCCTCTCCGCCACAATCGGCAACCCCGAGGACCTCGCCGGGTGGCTGGATGCCGAACTCGTCGAGAGCGACTGGCGGCCGGTCGACCTCCGGGAGGGGGTCTTCTTCCAGGATGGCATCCGGTTTGCCGACACCACCCGGGAGGTCGGGCGCCGGAGCAAGTACGAGGACCTGGACCTCGTCCTCGACACGGTCGCGGAGGGAGGGCAGTGCCTGGTCTTCGTCAGTTCACGCAAAAACGCCGAGGCGTTTGCAAAGCGGGCCGCTTCAGGGCTGAAACTCGCAAACCCGGTCCTCGCCGGCTACGCCGATAAGCTGCGCTCGAACGCAGGGACCGATATGGGGAGGACGCTCGCGGCCTGCGTCGCGCAGGGAGCGGCTTTCCACCACGCCGGGCTCGCGCGGGAGGAGCGGCAGATCGTTGAGGCAGGGTTCCGGGAGGGACATATCAAGGCGATCGCCTCGACCCCGACGCTCGCGGCCGGACTGAACCTGCCCGCCCGGCGGGTGATCGTCCGCGACTACCTCAGGTTCAACGCGGGGGAGGGGATGGTCCCGATCCCGGTCCGGGAGTACCGGCAGATGGCCGGGCGGGCCGGGCGGCCGCACCTCGACCCCTACGGCGAGGCCGTCCTGATCGCGAAGTCCGAGGAGATGGTCGAGGAGCTCTTTGACTACTACATCGGGGCGCCCGCCGAGGACGTCCGGAGCCGGTGCGCGAACGAAGCGGTCCTCTGTACCCACATCCTCTCGCTCATCGCGACGGGGTTCGCCCGCGAGCGCGATGAGGTGCTGGGGTTCATGGACAAGACGTTCTACGCCCACCAGGGCGAGAGCCCGCTCGCGCTCTCGCGGGCGGTCAACCGGGTGCTCGAGTTCCTGCGCGAGAGCGAGATGATCACCGAGGTGGGGGAGTGGCTCGAGGCCACCGAGTACGGCTCGCTCGTCTCCCGGCTCTACATCGATCCCAGGAGCGCCGAGACAATCGTGACGGCGATGGTCGGGCGGAAGGAGTACACCGATATCGGGCTCCTGCATCTCCTCTGCTCAACCCCGGATATGCCGACGCTCTATGTCAGGAGAGACGACATGTACGCCCTCGACCGGTTCCTCGCCGACCACCGGGACGACCTCTGGATGGAGATCCCCTGGGACGCAGGCGAGGGGTTCGACCGGAGTCTCAAGACCGCGCTCCTCCTCGGCGACTGGGCCGACGAAGTGGGCGAAGACGTGATCTGCGAGCGCTACAACGTTGGTCCGGGCGACGTCTACGGGATGGTGGAGAGCGTTGCCTGGCTGGTCCACGCGAGCCGGCACCTCGCGGGACTCTTTGCCCCGCACCTCAAGGCCCCCATCGAGGAGATGGAGCTCCGGACCAAGCACGGTATCAGGAAGGAACTCCTGCCCCTCATCAGGCTCCGCGGGATCGGCCGGGTCCGGGCGCGCCGGCTCTTCAACAGCGGCATCGGGTCGCTCGAGGCGCTCCGCGCAGCGGGGCCGGAGAAGGTCGGGAAGGTTCTCGGCCAGGGGATCGCCGCCCAGATATTCGAGCAGCTCGAGGGGACGCGCGACGAGATCGGGGAGGTCGGCGAAGAGCAATCGACCCTCTCCCGGTTCGGGTGA
- the cgi121 gene encoding KEOPS complex subunit Cgi121 → MTEITCEIYRAVFTVDENAGFLSKVRKVADEYGTHIILFDADRLAGRDHVEAALRHAWRSWTGGEPIANSLEMEALLYAAGTRQCQTAASFGIHPGENRSYIAVCPAAAGVRDRLADLVTFVDTDREERIDPAKRARLAELFGITPEEVSVVGEDRFRELVLERVALLDVYR, encoded by the coding sequence ATGACGGAGATAACATGCGAGATCTACCGGGCGGTCTTTACGGTCGATGAAAATGCCGGATTCTTAAGCAAGGTCCGCAAGGTAGCCGACGAGTACGGGACCCACATCATCCTCTTCGACGCCGACCGCCTGGCAGGACGGGATCACGTCGAGGCGGCGCTCCGGCACGCCTGGCGGTCGTGGACCGGCGGCGAGCCGATAGCGAACTCGCTTGAGATGGAAGCGCTCCTCTACGCCGCGGGGACCCGGCAGTGCCAGACGGCCGCGTCCTTCGGGATTCATCCGGGAGAGAACCGTTCCTACATCGCCGTCTGCCCGGCGGCAGCAGGCGTCCGGGACCGCCTTGCCGACCTCGTGACGTTCGTCGACACTGACCGGGAGGAGAGGATCGATCCCGCGAAGCGGGCGCGCCTCGCGGAGCTCTTCGGCATCACTCCAGAAGAGGTTTCGGTGGTCGGGGAGGACCGGTTCCGGGAACTGGTCCTCGAGCGAGTGGCGCTCCTCGACGTCTACCGCTGA
- a CDS encoding MogA/MoaB family molybdenum cofactor biosynthesis protein, with the protein MESNHLKPLIVTGAVITVSSTRKPETDTSGKTLIDLLSAAEIEVTHYAVIPDDLERIRSEVSTALSRATCVIITGGTGLTPDDVTIEAVAPLLAKTIDGFGELFRLKSYEEIGTAAILSRAIAGVVDGRAVFCIPGSTKAVTLAAREIIIPEIRHILTHASAGQR; encoded by the coding sequence ATGGAGAGTAACCATCTTAAACCTCTCATCGTGACCGGTGCCGTCATCACAGTCTCCTCGACCCGGAAACCGGAGACCGATACCAGCGGAAAGACACTCATCGACCTCCTCTCCGCCGCGGAGATCGAGGTGACCCACTACGCCGTGATCCCCGACGATCTGGAGCGAATCCGCTCCGAGGTCTCTACGGCGCTTTCGCGTGCAACCTGCGTCATCATCACCGGGGGCACCGGGCTCACCCCCGACGACGTGACCATCGAGGCGGTCGCGCCGCTGCTCGCAAAGACGATCGACGGGTTCGGGGAACTCTTCCGCCTGAAGAGCTACGAGGAGATCGGGACCGCCGCGATCCTCTCGCGGGCGATCGCGGGCGTCGTCGACGGCCGGGCGGTCTTCTGCATCCCGGGATCCACGAAGGCCGTGACGCTCGCCGCCCGGGAGATCATCATTCCCGAGATCCGGCACATCCTCACCCACGCCTCGGCGGGTCAGCGGTAG
- a CDS encoding ORC1-type DNA replication protein, whose protein sequence is MSDDKTNPMGLFKKYLTNRRIFKNREVLRHSYRPQILPHRKPQIDELASILAPALTNETPSNILIYGKTGTGKTASARYVGTELENASALAGTKCRIVHLNCEVIDTQYRVLAQIANGLDDADEHPSDSTRNHIPMTGWPTDQVYMELKNQLESSGGVMVIILDEIDKLVKKSGDDTLYNLTRINSDLKFAKVSIIGISNDLRFTDFLDPRVLSSLSEEEIVFPPYNAPQLCDILQQRAELAFVEGALGETVIPLCAALAAQEHGDARRALDLLRVSGELADRENATGVDEKHVRMAQEKIETDSMVECISTLPTQSKAVLYAMLILEQMGKRIFTSGEVTVVYREIARIIDLDVLTHRRITDLISELNMLGVINTRVISRGRYGRTKEMWFDATTSKIEEVVTRDPRLDDERLKKLDINRLRAMFR, encoded by the coding sequence ATGTCGGACGATAAAACAAACCCAATGGGACTATTCAAGAAATACCTGACCAATAGACGTATATTTAAGAACAGGGAAGTGCTCCGACACAGTTATCGTCCCCAGATTCTTCCTCACCGGAAACCGCAGATCGACGAACTCGCCTCCATCCTTGCCCCTGCCCTCACGAACGAGACCCCTTCAAATATCCTCATCTACGGTAAGACCGGGACCGGGAAGACTGCGTCGGCCCGGTATGTGGGAACGGAGCTCGAGAACGCCAGCGCACTCGCCGGGACGAAGTGCAGGATCGTCCACCTCAACTGCGAAGTGATCGACACCCAGTACCGGGTCCTCGCCCAGATCGCGAACGGCCTCGACGATGCCGACGAGCACCCGAGCGACAGCACGAGGAACCACATCCCCATGACCGGGTGGCCGACCGACCAGGTCTACATGGAGCTGAAGAACCAGCTCGAGAGCAGCGGCGGGGTCATGGTCATCATCCTCGACGAGATCGACAAACTCGTCAAGAAGAGCGGCGACGACACCCTCTACAACCTCACCCGGATCAACTCCGACCTCAAGTTCGCGAAGGTCAGCATCATCGGGATCTCGAACGACCTCCGGTTCACCGACTTCCTGGACCCCCGCGTCCTCTCTTCCCTTTCCGAGGAGGAGATCGTCTTCCCCCCCTACAACGCCCCGCAACTCTGCGACATCCTCCAGCAGAGGGCCGAGCTGGCGTTCGTCGAGGGCGCGCTCGGCGAGACGGTCATCCCGCTCTGTGCGGCACTCGCGGCGCAGGAGCACGGCGACGCCCGGCGGGCGCTCGACCTCCTCCGGGTCTCGGGCGAACTCGCGGACCGCGAGAACGCCACGGGCGTGGATGAGAAGCACGTCCGGATGGCCCAGGAGAAGATCGAGACCGACAGCATGGTGGAGTGCATCTCCACCCTCCCGACCCAGAGCAAGGCGGTCCTCTACGCGATGCTGATCCTCGAGCAGATGGGCAAACGGATCTTCACGAGCGGCGAGGTCACGGTGGTCTACCGCGAGATCGCCCGGATCATCGATCTCGACGTCCTGACGCACCGCCGGATCACGGACCTCATCTCCGAGCTCAACATGCTCGGCGTCATCAACACCCGGGTCATCTCGCGGGGCCGCTACGGCCGGACGAAGGAGATGTGGTTCGACGCAACGACGAGTAAGATCGAAGAGGTCGTTACGCGCGACCCGAGGCTCGACGATGAGAGACTTAAAAAGCTCGACATCAACCGCTTAAGAGCAATGTTCAGGTGA
- a CDS encoding Lrp/AsnC family transcriptional regulator has protein sequence MNEKDRILLHLLEENCRTPLSELAVLAEVSEQDAKDRIGRLEASGAIRRYGAVVDWEQAGNGNVAAVIELKVSPERDFGYDRIAERISRFPQVRSLRLMTGTYDLQLLVTGPSMHEIARFVAEQIAPMDRIRETATHIIMKTYKENGTTFAEREEVERLPYSF, from the coding sequence ATGAATGAAAAGGACCGTATCCTCCTCCATCTCCTGGAGGAGAACTGCCGCACCCCGTTAAGCGAGCTCGCGGTGCTGGCCGAGGTGAGCGAGCAGGATGCAAAGGACCGGATCGGCCGGCTGGAAGCGTCCGGCGCCATCCGCCGTTACGGAGCGGTCGTCGACTGGGAGCAGGCCGGCAACGGGAATGTCGCCGCGGTGATCGAGCTGAAGGTCTCGCCTGAGCGGGACTTCGGCTACGACCGGATCGCGGAACGGATCTCCCGGTTCCCGCAGGTCCGGTCGCTCCGGCTCATGACCGGGACCTACGATCTCCAGCTCCTGGTCACCGGGCCGAGCATGCACGAGATCGCGCGGTTCGTAGCCGAGCAGATCGCCCCGATGGACCGGATCCGTGAGACGGCGACGCACATTATCATGAAGACCTACAAGGAGAACGGCACCACCTTCGCCGAGCGCGAAGAGGTCGAGCGTCTCCCCTACTCGTTCTGA
- a CDS encoding aminotransferase class I/II-fold pyridoxal phosphate-dependent enzyme translates to MRDFVSERARAIPPSGIRRFFDIAQTMEDVISLGVGEPDFVTPWCVCEASIYSIEQGSTAYTSNKGTPQLRGAISRYLDTRFNTRYDPEAEIIVTCGVSEAADIAIRAVVDPGDEVLVAEPSYVSYTPCVSLAGGIPVPVPCRAEDEFRLTADALAERITPRTKVLIANFPNNPTGGVMQEADWRGIADLLVDHDLLLISDEVYAELTYAGDHFSPATIPGLFERTITLNGFSKAFAMTGWRIGYLCAPPAIAAAALKIHQYVALCAPVMGQIAAYEALRIGEAEKDAMVREYRLRRNLFVDGLNKLGLACHVPKGAFYAFPSVESTGMTDVEFAEALLREQHVAVVPGSVLGSSGTGHVRCAYAVSRDDLKEALSRMGAFLESIK, encoded by the coding sequence ATGAGGGACTTCGTCTCGGAACGGGCCCGTGCCATACCCCCTTCGGGCATCAGGCGGTTCTTCGACATCGCCCAGACGATGGAGGACGTCATATCCCTGGGTGTCGGCGAACCGGACTTCGTGACCCCCTGGTGCGTCTGCGAGGCATCCATCTACTCCATCGAGCAGGGGTCGACCGCCTACACCTCGAACAAGGGGACGCCCCAGCTCCGGGGCGCCATCAGCCGCTACCTCGACACGCGGTTTAACACCCGCTACGACCCTGAAGCGGAGATCATCGTGACCTGCGGCGTCTCGGAAGCCGCCGATATCGCCATCCGGGCCGTCGTCGACCCGGGCGACGAGGTGCTGGTGGCGGAGCCGAGCTACGTCTCCTACACCCCCTGCGTCTCCCTCGCCGGCGGTATCCCGGTGCCCGTCCCCTGCCGGGCGGAGGACGAGTTCCGGCTGACGGCCGACGCGCTCGCGGAACGCATCACCCCGCGGACGAAGGTTCTGATCGCAAACTTCCCGAACAACCCTACCGGCGGGGTGATGCAGGAGGCGGACTGGCGCGGGATCGCCGATCTCCTGGTCGACCACGACCTTCTCCTCATCAGCGACGAGGTCTACGCCGAACTCACCTACGCCGGCGACCACTTCTCGCCGGCGACGATCCCCGGGCTCTTTGAGCGGACGATCACCTTGAACGGGTTCTCGAAGGCCTTCGCCATGACCGGGTGGCGGATCGGCTACCTCTGTGCCCCGCCGGCAATCGCCGCGGCGGCCTTGAAGATCCACCAGTACGTCGCGCTCTGCGCCCCCGTCATGGGACAGATCGCGGCCTACGAGGCGCTCAGGATCGGAGAAGCCGAGAAGGACGCCATGGTCAGGGAGTACCGGCTCCGGCGGAACCTCTTCGTCGACGGGCTGAACAAACTCGGTCTCGCCTGCCACGTCCCGAAGGGTGCGTTCTATGCCTTCCCCTCGGTGGAGAGCACCGGCATGACCGACGTCGAGTTTGCAGAAGCGCTCCTCCGCGAGCAGCATGTGGCCGTCGTCCCCGGGAGCGTCCTCGGATCTTCCGGTACCGGGCACGTACGGTGCGCCTACGCGGTCTCGCGGGACGATCTCAAGGAGGCACTCTCCCGGATGGGGGCCTTCCTGGAATCGATAAAATAA
- a CDS encoding adenylosuccinate synthetase, which yields MSCTIIVGGFFGDEGKGKIVAHIAHQDRPSIISRGGVGPNAGHTVCIGEKEYGVRMVPSGFVYPEAALMVGSGVLVDPRVFLREVDLLGVRGRIFVDGRCGIIEEDHIARDRASEHLRDKIGSTGTGCGPANADRVLRTSRQAKDVPELAGFITDVAQDVNGALDRDEVVLLEGTQGFGISLYFGTYPFVTSKDTSASQIAADNGVGPTRIDDVIVVFKAYPTRVGEGPFSTEMSAERSHELGIEEFGTVTHRQRRIGTWDGKMARYSAMINGCTQAAITGIDRIDPACFGATDYDRLTRKAKDFIAQAERDIGKPVTLISTGPEMSQIIDLRGER from the coding sequence ATGAGTTGTACTATTATCGTCGGCGGGTTCTTTGGTGACGAGGGAAAAGGAAAGATCGTAGCCCACATCGCTCACCAGGACAGACCATCCATCATCTCCCGGGGCGGCGTCGGCCCGAACGCCGGGCATACCGTCTGTATCGGAGAGAAAGAGTACGGTGTCAGGATGGTCCCCTCGGGGTTCGTCTACCCGGAAGCGGCCCTCATGGTCGGGAGCGGCGTGCTCGTCGACCCCAGGGTCTTCCTGCGGGAAGTCGACCTGCTCGGCGTCCGGGGCAGGATCTTTGTCGACGGGCGGTGCGGCATCATCGAAGAGGATCATATCGCCCGGGACAGGGCGAGCGAGCACCTCAGGGATAAGATCGGGAGCACCGGAACCGGGTGCGGCCCGGCCAACGCGGATCGCGTCCTCCGGACGTCCCGGCAGGCGAAAGACGTCCCGGAGCTTGCGGGGTTCATCACCGACGTGGCGCAGGACGTCAATGGCGCCCTGGACCGGGATGAGGTGGTCCTCCTCGAGGGGACCCAGGGCTTCGGGATCTCGCTCTACTTCGGGACCTATCCGTTCGTGACGAGCAAAGATACCTCCGCCTCGCAGATCGCCGCCGACAACGGCGTCGGCCCGACCCGGATCGACGATGTCATCGTCGTCTTCAAGGCCTACCCGACCCGGGTCGGCGAGGGTCCCTTCTCCACCGAGATGTCGGCGGAGCGGTCGCACGAACTCGGGATCGAAGAGTTCGGCACCGTCACCCATCGCCAGCGCCGCATCGGCACCTGGGACGGGAAGATGGCCCGTTACTCGGCGATGATCAACGGATGCACCCAGGCGGCGATCACCGGCATCGACCGGATCGACCCGGCCTGTTTCGGCGCGACAGACTACGACCGGCTGACCCGGAAGGCGAAGGACTTCATCGCACAGGCCGAAAGAGACATCGGCAAACCCGTCACCCTGATCTCGACGGGTCCCGAGATGTCCCAGATCATCGATCTGCGGGGAGAACGATGA
- a CDS encoding methytransferase partner Trm112, whose protein sequence is MRRNLMEILCCPVCKGELSLTVTEESGEEVLEGTLRCAACSVDYPISEGIPNLLPQTACED, encoded by the coding sequence ATGAGAAGGAACCTGATGGAGATACTCTGCTGCCCGGTCTGCAAGGGCGAACTTTCGCTGACCGTGACCGAAGAGAGCGGTGAGGAGGTGCTGGAAGGCACCCTCCGGTGCGCGGCGTGCAGCGTCGACTACCCTATCAGCGAGGGCATCCCGAATCTCCTCCCGCAGACCGCCTGTGAGGACTGA